From Nitratidesulfovibrio vulgaris str. Hildenborough, a single genomic window includes:
- a CDS encoding Glu/Leu/Phe/Val dehydrogenase family protein: MKDLLNAFENKAPEIVFEWHDAETDATGWAVINSLRGGAAGGGTRMRKGLDKHEVVSLAKTMEIKFAVSGPHIGGAKSGINFDPADPRKNDVLNRWYKAVMPLLKSYYGTGGDLNVCEIKDVIPNTEEYGLWHPQEGIVNGHFHPSEELRIQKICQLRGGVTMPVVNPAYTPDPAKKYLVADLITGFGVSESVRHYYEIKGDSVAGKRVIVQGWGNVGGTAAYYLAANGAKVVGIIDRAAGLVSTEGLTFEQVKELLAKRVGNTLTGDNLLSAEDTQKLVWSVGADVFLPCAASRLVTREQVATLKDNGLGLIACGANVPFRDDNIFYGPTAEYADGVVDVIPDFIANCGMARAFNYLMSSKVDLDESAIFQDVSEVIRNALTESCAAATGKNHLLAASLKTVLHKLMH; encoded by the coding sequence ATGAAAGACCTTCTGAACGCATTCGAAAACAAGGCCCCTGAAATCGTGTTCGAATGGCACGATGCGGAAACCGACGCCACCGGCTGGGCCGTCATCAACTCGCTGCGCGGTGGCGCCGCCGGTGGCGGCACCCGCATGCGCAAGGGGCTGGACAAGCACGAGGTCGTGTCGCTCGCCAAGACCATGGAAATCAAGTTCGCCGTATCGGGCCCGCACATCGGCGGCGCCAAGTCGGGCATCAACTTCGACCCGGCAGACCCCCGGAAGAACGACGTGCTCAACCGCTGGTACAAGGCTGTCATGCCGCTGCTGAAGAGCTACTACGGCACCGGTGGCGACCTGAACGTCTGCGAGATCAAGGACGTCATCCCCAACACCGAGGAATACGGCCTCTGGCACCCGCAGGAGGGCATCGTCAACGGTCACTTCCACCCCTCCGAAGAACTGCGCATCCAGAAGATCTGCCAGCTGCGCGGCGGCGTCACCATGCCCGTGGTGAACCCGGCCTACACCCCCGACCCGGCGAAGAAGTATCTCGTGGCCGACCTGATCACCGGCTTCGGCGTTTCCGAATCGGTCAGACACTACTACGAGATCAAGGGTGACAGCGTCGCCGGAAAGCGCGTCATCGTGCAGGGATGGGGCAACGTGGGCGGCACCGCAGCCTACTACCTTGCCGCCAATGGCGCGAAGGTCGTCGGCATCATCGACCGTGCCGCTGGCCTCGTCTCCACCGAGGGCCTCACCTTCGAACAGGTGAAGGAACTGCTGGCCAAGCGCGTCGGCAACACCCTCACCGGTGACAACCTGCTTTCCGCCGAAGACACCCAGAAGCTGGTGTGGAGCGTCGGGGCAGATGTCTTCCTGCCGTGCGCCGCATCCCGTCTCGTGACCCGCGAACAGGTCGCCACCCTGAAGGACAACGGACTCGGCCTCATCGCCTGCGGTGCCAACGTGCCGTTCAGGGACGACAACATCTTCTACGGCCCCACGGCCGAATACGCCGACGGCGTGGTGGACGTCATTCCCGACTTCATCGCCAACTGCGGCATGGCCCGTGCCTTCAACTACCTGATGAGCAGCAAGGTCGACCTCGACGAGAGCGCCATCTTCCAGGATGTCTCCGAAGTCATCCGCAACGCCCTCACCGAGTCTTGCGCGGCAGCCACCGGCAAGAACCACTTGCTCGCCGCTTCGCTGAAGACCGTGCTGCACAAGCTGATGCACTAG